A genome region from Thermomonospora amylolytica includes the following:
- a CDS encoding DNA polymerase III subunit delta': MSVWDDLVGQGAVVEQLGSAAVAGAAVLAGDERAASGMTHAWLFTGPPGSGRSAAARAFAAALQCREEPPGCGHCASCHQVLQGTHADVEVVRPAGLSYGVKETRELVLRAASSPSGGRWQIVLFEDAERATEAAANALLKAIEEPPPRTVWLLCAPSPDDLVMTIRSRCRLVTLRTPPAQAVADVLVQRDGIAPDVALEAARAAQGDIGRARRLAADPEARRRRGEVLSLPARLTGVGPAVQAAAVLVAAAEADAKATTEELNEAETADLRRALGESEKGRMPRGTAGALKELEERQKSRATRVKRDSLDRALLDLASYYRDVLALQLGAPVQPVNGDRAAELRAAAAAGTPEATLRRLEAIMECRQRLDANVNPLLAVEAMTLALRTG, from the coding sequence GTGAGCGTTTGGGATGACCTGGTGGGGCAGGGGGCGGTCGTCGAGCAGCTGGGCTCGGCGGCGGTGGCCGGGGCGGCGGTGCTGGCGGGGGACGAGCGGGCCGCTTCGGGGATGACGCATGCCTGGTTGTTCACCGGGCCGCCGGGGTCGGGGCGGTCGGCGGCGGCGCGGGCGTTCGCGGCGGCGTTGCAGTGCCGGGAGGAGCCGCCGGGGTGCGGGCACTGCGCGTCGTGCCACCAGGTGCTGCAGGGGACGCACGCGGACGTCGAGGTGGTGCGGCCCGCGGGGTTGTCGTACGGGGTCAAGGAGACCCGGGAGCTGGTGCTGCGGGCGGCGTCCTCGCCGAGCGGGGGGCGCTGGCAGATCGTGCTGTTCGAGGACGCGGAGCGGGCCACGGAGGCGGCGGCGAACGCGCTGCTGAAGGCGATCGAGGAGCCGCCGCCGCGGACGGTGTGGCTGCTGTGCGCGCCGTCGCCGGACGACCTGGTGATGACGATCCGGTCGCGGTGCCGGCTGGTCACGTTGCGGACCCCGCCCGCGCAGGCGGTGGCGGACGTGCTCGTCCAGCGGGACGGGATCGCGCCGGACGTGGCGCTGGAGGCGGCGCGGGCCGCGCAGGGGGACATCGGGCGGGCGCGGCGGCTGGCCGCGGACCCGGAGGCGCGGCGCCGGCGCGGGGAGGTGCTGTCGCTGCCGGCGCGGCTGACCGGGGTCGGGCCGGCGGTGCAGGCGGCGGCGGTGCTGGTGGCCGCGGCGGAGGCGGACGCCAAGGCGACCACGGAGGAGCTGAACGAGGCCGAGACCGCGGACCTGCGCCGGGCGTTGGGGGAGAGCGAGAAGGGCCGGATGCCGCGCGGCACCGCCGGGGCGCTCAAGGAGCTGGAGGAACGGCAGAAGTCGCGGGCCACCCGGGTCAAGCGGGACTCCCTGGACCGGGCGCTGCTGGACCTGGCCTCGTACTACCGGGACGTGCTGGCGCTGCAGCTCGGCGCCCCGGTGCAGCCGGTGAACGGCGACAGGGCCGCCGAGCTGCGCGCGGCGGCGGCCGCGGGCACCCCGGAGGCGACGCTGCGCAGGCTGGAGGCGATCATGGAGTGCCGGCAGCGGCTGGACGCCAACGTCAACCCGCTGCTGGCGGTGGAGGCCATGACGCTGGCCCTGCGTACCGGTTGA
- a CDS encoding low molecular weight protein-tyrosine-phosphatase, producing the protein MPYRVTFVCTGNICRSPMAEAILRHHVAEEGLDVEVDSSGIDGWHVGEDADHRTVLTLTRNGYRSAHRARQFERAWFATYDLIIALDRGHLRRLRAMAPDEEARGKIRLLREFDPDAGGELDVPDPYYGSDADFEHVRDLVEAAVPGLLEEIRTALKDR; encoded by the coding sequence ATGCCGTACCGAGTCACGTTCGTCTGCACGGGCAACATCTGCCGCTCCCCGATGGCCGAGGCGATCCTGCGCCACCACGTCGCCGAGGAGGGGCTGGACGTCGAGGTGGACAGCTCGGGCATCGACGGCTGGCACGTCGGTGAGGACGCCGACCACCGCACGGTGCTCACGCTGACCCGGAACGGCTACCGGTCGGCGCACCGGGCGCGGCAGTTCGAACGGGCCTGGTTCGCCACCTACGACCTGATCATCGCGCTGGACCGGGGGCATCTGCGGCGGCTGCGGGCGATGGCTCCGGACGAGGAGGCCCGTGGCAAGATCCGGTTGCTGCGGGAGTTCGACCCGGACGCCGGTGGGGAACTGGACGTGCCCGATCCCTACTACGGGTCCGACGCCGACTTCGAGCACGTACGGGATCTGGTCGAGGCCGCCGTTCCGGGACTGCTGGAGGAGATCCGCACCGCGCTCAAGGACCGCTGA
- a CDS encoding fructosamine kinase family protein, giving the protein MERLEELLGVPVERVTALGTGHAWTLSRVALADGREVFVKAADDQAGAFAAEAAGLRWLRQGDDPPVPEVLAADERLLVLPWLPGEPATRAAAERFGRELAALHATGAPSFGAPWQGYIAHLPLDNTPGDRWPRWYAERRIAPFLRSAARHLDAAETRLIERVMDGIEALAGPDEPPARIHGDLWSGNVLWSGGRGWMIDPAAHGGHRETDLAMLALFGAPHLDRILAAYREAGPLADGWRARVALHQLHPLLVHVTLYGSAYRDAAVRAARSALRASG; this is encoded by the coding sequence GTGGAGCGGCTGGAGGAACTGCTGGGCGTGCCGGTCGAACGGGTCACCGCGCTCGGCACCGGCCATGCCTGGACGCTGTCGCGGGTGGCGCTGGCGGACGGGCGCGAGGTGTTCGTCAAGGCGGCCGATGACCAGGCGGGTGCGTTCGCCGCCGAGGCCGCGGGGCTGCGCTGGCTGCGGCAGGGCGACGATCCGCCCGTTCCGGAGGTGCTGGCCGCCGACGAGCGGCTGCTGGTGCTGCCGTGGCTGCCCGGGGAGCCCGCGACGCGGGCCGCGGCGGAACGGTTCGGCCGGGAGCTGGCGGCGCTGCACGCCACGGGGGCGCCGTCGTTCGGGGCGCCCTGGCAGGGCTACATCGCGCATCTGCCGCTGGACAACACGCCCGGCGACCGGTGGCCCCGCTGGTATGCCGAACGCCGCATCGCCCCGTTCCTCCGCTCGGCCGCCCGCCACCTGGACGCGGCCGAGACACGGCTGATCGAACGGGTGATGGACGGGATCGAGGCGCTGGCGGGCCCGGACGAGCCGCCCGCACGGATCCATGGCGATCTTTGGTCGGGGAACGTGTTGTGGTCCGGCGGCCGGGGCTGGATGATCGATCCTGCGGCGCACGGCGGCCACCGGGAGACCGACCTGGCGATGCTGGCCCTGTTCGGGGCTCCGCATCTGGACCGGATCCTGGCGGCCTACCGGGAGGCCGGCCCCCTGGCCGACGGCTGGCGGGCGAGGGTCGCGCTGCACCAGCTGCATCCGCTGCTGGTCCATGTGACCCTGTACGGATCGGCCTACCGGGACGCCGCGGTGCGGGCCGCCCGTTCGGCGTTGCGCGCGTCCGGATGA
- a CDS encoding TolB-like translocation protein: MLRRAVTLTVVATAGALAAVAVLALLEDRRGTPLPAGADPVDESRGSTEPMESAERQDPPSNGSRHGGLLRDHAVPVIVAILVVLLLAGAMDFVNGRAEKKDEEPAASKASATKTAAQTGTPRFVVGVRRSGDALVVRDAQTGSQVGAGIAAPAGQRFHQIASYGEGAFVVSAYMPGRVTFHRLTLTRGGLPQSLTPLPGLVVQGTSTSRSDMAVSPDGQRIAYVAYGRGVSRIEIVSANGADRRRWTTRSNGRITNLSWTGGTLSFVWSTGGGPTVRRQVRTLDTTAPSGDLRTSRPVLPLPAGATTAALVQGNTVVAGVQQGTKLSLQEFSLQTRQPTRVWWSAEAGRPPVALVRASKSGDVLMLGAGGLSYGAPGQSVRTFPVEEYGDVAW; the protein is encoded by the coding sequence ATGTTGCGACGTGCCGTCACGCTGACGGTCGTCGCGACGGCCGGGGCGCTGGCGGCGGTCGCCGTGCTGGCGCTGCTCGAGGACCGGCGGGGAACGCCCCTCCCGGCCGGCGCCGACCCGGTGGACGAATCACGAGGATCGACGGAGCCCATGGAATCCGCAGAACGTCAGGACCCCCCTTCCAACGGTTCGCGACACGGCGGGCTGCTACGCGACCACGCCGTTCCGGTCATCGTGGCGATCCTGGTGGTGCTGCTACTGGCCGGTGCCATGGACTTCGTCAACGGACGGGCCGAGAAGAAGGACGAGGAGCCCGCCGCCTCGAAGGCGTCGGCCACCAAGACCGCCGCGCAGACCGGGACGCCGCGCTTCGTGGTGGGCGTTCGTCGTTCCGGTGACGCGTTGGTCGTACGGGACGCGCAGACGGGGTCTCAGGTGGGGGCGGGCATAGCCGCACCCGCGGGGCAGCGGTTCCACCAGATCGCGTCCTATGGCGAGGGGGCGTTCGTGGTGTCCGCCTACATGCCGGGGCGGGTGACGTTCCATCGGCTCACGTTGACCCGTGGCGGGCTGCCGCAGTCTTTGACGCCGCTTCCGGGGCTGGTGGTACAGGGGACGTCCACGAGCCGTTCCGACATGGCCGTGAGCCCTGACGGGCAGCGGATCGCGTACGTCGCCTACGGCAGGGGGGTCAGCCGTATCGAAATCGTCTCCGCCAACGGTGCGGACCGGCGTCGTTGGACCACCCGGTCCAACGGCCGGATCACCAACCTGTCGTGGACCGGCGGCACCCTGTCGTTCGTGTGGTCCACCGGAGGCGGCCCGACGGTACGGCGCCAGGTGCGCACCCTCGACACGACCGCGCCTTCCGGGGACCTGCGCACCAGCAGGCCGGTGCTGCCTCTGCCCGCCGGAGCCACCACCGCCGCCCTGGTGCAGGGGAACACCGTCGTCGCGGGAGTCCAGCAGGGGACGAAGCTGTCGCTGCAGGAGTTCTCCCTGCAGACGCGGCAACCCACCAGGGTGTGGTGGAGCGCCGAGGCCGGCCGGCCCCCCGTGGCTCTGGTGCGCGCCTCCAAGAGCGGCGATGTCCTGATGCTGGGCGCGGGCGGCTTGTCCTATGGCGCCCCTGGTCAGAGCGTCCGCACGTTCCCCGTGGAGGAGTACGGCGACGTCGCCTGGTGA
- a CDS encoding PSP1 domain-containing protein: MGMVMAVSFTRYGRLYYLDPGPHSPKVGDKVLVPTEAGPEVAECVWAPQWVSEDIGGLPVCAGLATEEHLARDENNRRRRAEGRSVAKRLIRRHGLPMKVIGVDYLDADNVFKIYFSAPHRVDFRALVRDLARNIKARVELRQVGPRDEARLQGGIGPCGRDLCCATFLKDFEPVSVRMAKEQDMPVNPLRIAGACGRLMCCLKYEHPLYIEAHQRMPKLGQRVETPEGTGQVVARNVPADEVTVRLDGGRRCSCPSASVCSPRQQHEATYGRAAQDGPRRP; this comes from the coding sequence ATGGGCATGGTGATGGCCGTCAGCTTCACCCGGTACGGGCGGCTGTACTACCTCGACCCGGGCCCCCACTCACCCAAGGTCGGCGACAAGGTCTTGGTGCCCACCGAGGCCGGTCCCGAGGTCGCCGAGTGCGTGTGGGCCCCGCAGTGGGTGTCCGAGGACATCGGGGGCCTCCCCGTATGCGCCGGCCTCGCCACGGAGGAGCACCTGGCCCGGGACGAGAACAACCGCCGGCGTCGCGCGGAGGGCCGTTCCGTCGCCAAGCGGCTGATCCGCAGGCACGGGCTGCCGATGAAGGTCATCGGGGTCGACTACCTGGACGCCGACAACGTCTTCAAGATCTACTTCAGCGCGCCCCACCGGGTGGACTTCCGCGCCCTGGTACGGGACCTGGCCCGCAACATCAAGGCACGGGTGGAGCTACGGCAGGTCGGCCCCCGCGACGAGGCCCGCCTCCAGGGCGGCATCGGCCCCTGCGGGCGGGACCTGTGCTGCGCCACGTTCCTCAAGGACTTCGAGCCGGTCTCGGTCCGCATGGCCAAGGAACAGGACATGCCCGTCAACCCGCTGCGCATCGCGGGGGCCTGCGGGCGCCTGATGTGCTGCCTCAAGTACGAGCACCCCCTGTACATCGAGGCCCACCAGCGCATGCCCAAACTGGGCCAGCGGGTGGAGACCCCCGAGGGCACCGGTCAGGTCGTGGCGCGGAACGTTCCCGCCGACGAGGTCACCGTAAGGCTGGACGGGGGCCGGCGTTGCTCCTGCCCTTCCGCGTCGGTCTGCTCCCCGCGCCAGCAGCACGAGGCGACGTACGGCCGCGCCGCCCAGGACGGTCCGCGACGCCCCTGA